From Leptotrichia sp. OH3620_COT-345, one genomic window encodes:
- a CDS encoding HAD family hydrolase has protein sequence MIKLILLDVDGTLTDGGIYRGNDGIELKKFNVKDGYAIVYAQKIGINFGIITGRKSELVKIRAEELKMKYIYQGISEKTLVLKEIIKITSLKKEEIAYMGDDLNDLNIMKEVGLKGAPKDAAREIKETADFISSKKGGYGAVREFIEFIIKKENKWEEFLKNVK, from the coding sequence ATGATAAAATTAATTTTACTTGATGTAGACGGTACATTGACAGACGGGGGAATATATAGGGGAAATGACGGTATAGAATTAAAAAAGTTCAATGTTAAAGACGGTTATGCAATTGTCTATGCTCAAAAAATAGGAATCAATTTCGGAATAATAACAGGAAGAAAATCCGAACTTGTAAAAATAAGGGCAGAAGAACTGAAAATGAAGTATATTTATCAAGGTATTTCTGAAAAAACATTAGTTTTAAAAGAAATAATAAAAATAACTTCCCTTAAAAAAGAAGAAATTGCTTATATGGGAGATGACCTAAACGATTTAAACATAATGAAAGAAGTCGGATTAAAAGGAGCACCTAAAGATGCAGCTAGAGAAATAAAAGAAACAGCGGATTTTATATCATCAAAAAAAGGCGGTTACGGAGCTGTTAGAGAATTTATAGAATTTATAATAAAAAAAGAAAATAAGTGGGAAGAATTTTTAAAAAACGTGAAATAA
- a CDS encoding DegV family protein gives MGIKYLDAKRLRVILMGGGKWVIKHEDILNELNVYPVPDGDTGSNMSMTLNSMITELEKETNEKTSMEEIIGVVEEAVLMGARGNSGTILSQVITGFLKGVGNKIKLLPVDVAEAFVKAKETAYGAVSEPVEGTMLTVIRKIADKAVEIAPKMDDLMTFLKEITEEADKAVKETPELLPKLKEAGVVDAGGKGLFYLFEGFYKVATELNLLSELQKAQVKENEFDKTIANIDHDPESIHFQYCTEFIILNGQFDTEEYKRRVLELGDSAVFAQTSKKFKTHIHTNHPGKAMEIALEYGPLEKMKIENMKLQHDNLQIFSEKDEAKLFKNNKVNKTENAYIILADSENLKDEFLKEGADVVILGGQSKNPSVQEILEAISKVDRNNIYILPNNKNVITTAKLAAEKSGKNVIVYETKTMLEGYYCIKNKGDGIEEVKNSANRNYSIEITKAVRDTKVDNITIEKDNYIGLINGKIKYVNKKLKGLTEEILNQLVTLNTVTAVIVEGNEKDEETKQLISNKLKNVKVKYINGEQENYYYYIYIENKDPNMPEIAIVTDSVSDLSKEDIEGLPIKIVPLKIDINGEVFKDGEEISKTEFWKEMTEKELEIKTSQPSPQEFLNAYNRLFEKGYKKIISIHPSAKFSGTLQAARVGRSLTNRENDIELIDSTGASLLEGFLAIEAAKKSVKRENYGEIINWVNTFKYKGKLLIIVPDLKYLERGGRIGKASSVIAGALQLKPILTVSQGEITVEKKVLGERNAQKYIEKYIKDESKKQSLIVFTGWGGGPEELESIVKIHSEIGESPKISFPILNRQVGAVIGAHAGPVYGVFIFPRLS, from the coding sequence ATGGGAATAAAGTATTTAGATGCCAAAAGACTTAGAGTAATTCTAATGGGAGGCGGAAAATGGGTGATAAAACATGAGGATATATTAAATGAACTAAATGTTTATCCTGTTCCTGACGGAGATACCGGAAGTAATATGTCCATGACATTAAATTCCATGATAACTGAATTGGAAAAAGAAACAAATGAAAAAACTTCCATGGAAGAAATTATAGGTGTAGTCGAAGAAGCTGTTTTAATGGGGGCAAGAGGGAATTCCGGAACAATTTTGTCCCAAGTTATAACGGGATTTTTAAAAGGAGTAGGAAATAAAATAAAATTGCTTCCTGTAGATGTCGCTGAAGCTTTTGTTAAAGCTAAAGAAACCGCATACGGTGCTGTAAGTGAGCCTGTGGAGGGGACGATGCTTACGGTTATCAGGAAAATAGCTGATAAAGCTGTTGAAATAGCTCCTAAAATGGATGATTTGATGACATTTTTAAAAGAAATAACTGAAGAAGCCGATAAAGCTGTCAAAGAAACTCCGGAACTGCTTCCCAAATTAAAAGAAGCAGGAGTTGTAGATGCTGGAGGAAAAGGATTATTTTATCTTTTTGAAGGATTTTATAAAGTAGCTACGGAACTGAATTTACTTTCAGAACTTCAAAAGGCACAAGTTAAAGAAAATGAGTTTGACAAGACAATAGCAAATATAGACCATGATCCTGAAAGTATACATTTTCAATATTGTACGGAGTTTATAATTTTAAATGGACAATTTGATACAGAAGAGTATAAAAGACGTGTTCTGGAATTAGGAGATTCTGCGGTTTTTGCTCAAACATCAAAAAAGTTCAAGACACATATTCACACAAACCATCCGGGAAAAGCAATGGAAATTGCATTGGAATATGGTCCTCTTGAAAAGATGAAAATAGAAAATATGAAATTACAACATGACAACTTACAGATTTTTAGTGAAAAGGATGAAGCTAAATTATTTAAAAATAATAAAGTTAATAAAACGGAAAATGCGTATATTATACTTGCAGACTCTGAAAATCTGAAAGATGAATTTTTAAAAGAAGGTGCAGATGTCGTAATACTCGGAGGACAAAGTAAAAATCCGAGTGTTCAGGAGATATTGGAAGCAATAAGTAAAGTTGACAGAAATAATATTTATATACTTCCTAATAATAAAAATGTAATAACTACAGCAAAACTGGCTGCGGAAAAATCAGGAAAAAATGTAATAGTTTATGAAACAAAGACTATGCTTGAAGGTTATTATTGTATAAAAAACAAAGGAGACGGAATAGAAGAAGTGAAAAACAGTGCTAACAGAAACTATTCCATTGAAATAACAAAAGCGGTAAGAGATACTAAAGTAGATAATATTACAATAGAAAAAGATAATTATATAGGACTTATAAACGGGAAAATTAAATATGTAAATAAAAAATTAAAAGGACTTACGGAAGAAATATTGAATCAGTTGGTCACATTAAATACTGTAACGGCAGTAATAGTCGAAGGTAATGAGAAAGACGAAGAAACTAAACAACTGATATCGAATAAATTAAAAAATGTAAAGGTAAAATATATAAACGGAGAACAAGAAAACTATTACTATTATATATATATTGAAAATAAAGATCCGAATATGCCTGAAATTGCAATAGTTACGGATTCGGTATCTGATCTATCAAAAGAAGATATAGAAGGACTTCCAATAAAAATAGTTCCTTTAAAAATAGATATAAACGGAGAAGTATTTAAAGACGGAGAGGAAATTTCGAAAACTGAATTCTGGAAAGAAATGACAGAAAAAGAATTGGAAATAAAAACATCTCAACCGTCTCCTCAAGAATTTTTAAATGCTTATAATAGGCTATTTGAAAAAGGATATAAAAAAATAATTTCCATACATCCTTCAGCTAAATTCAGCGGTACTTTACAGGCGGCAAGAGTAGGAAGATCACTTACTAACAGAGAAAATGACATAGAACTTATTGACAGTACAGGAGCATCTCTACTTGAAGGATTTCTTGCAATTGAAGCAGCAAAAAAATCTGTAAAAAGAGAAAACTATGGAGAAATAATAAATTGGGTAAATACATTTAAATATAAAGGTAAATTGTTAATTATAGTACCTGATTTAAAATATCTCGAAAGAGGAGGAAGAATAGGTAAAGCAAGTTCAGTTATAGCAGGTGCTTTACAACTTAAACCTATACTTACAGTAAGTCAGGGTGAAATTACGGTGGAAAAAAAAGTGTTAGGAGAGCGTAATGCACAAAAATATATTGAAAAATATATAAAAGATGAAAGTAAAAAACAGAGTTTAATAGTATTTACAGGTTGGGGAGGAGGACCTGAAGAACTTGAAAGTATAGTGAAAATTCATTCAGAAATAGGAGAAAGTCCGAAAATAAGTTTTCCTATATTAAATAGACAGGTCGGTGCTGTAATAGGAGCGCATGCTGGTCCTGTTTACGGAGTATTCATATTCCCGAGATTGAGCTAA
- a CDS encoding biotin--[acetyl-CoA-carboxylase] ligase has protein sequence MKFINFDEIDSTNDYLRKNHRLEEFEVITAKKQTAGKGKRGSAWISNEGAALFSFAVENNKEGLQEKITIFSGYAVYEILKKYIEKSFTDSAYYQNLKFKWPNDIYYKDKKICGILCEKIREHIIIGIGININNTDFGMYKDKGISLFEICGKKYSVETIIKEVMSFFEEKYKSVNKNWENILEKINEESYLKGKTIKIKKEKKLGEKAYKFLRIDRSGKICLIGKGDTEEIKFESLDFEVIL, from the coding sequence TTGAAGTTCATAAATTTTGATGAAATAGACTCTACAAATGATTATTTAAGAAAAAACCACAGATTAGAAGAATTTGAGGTTATAACCGCTAAGAAACAAACCGCGGGAAAAGGAAAAAGAGGAAGTGCGTGGATCTCAAATGAGGGAGCCGCACTCTTTTCTTTTGCAGTGGAGAATAATAAAGAAGGGTTACAGGAAAAGATAACAATTTTTAGCGGATATGCAGTATATGAAATATTAAAAAAATATATAGAAAAAAGTTTTACTGATTCCGCTTACTATCAAAACTTAAAGTTTAAATGGCCTAATGACATCTATTATAAAGATAAAAAAATATGCGGCATCCTGTGTGAAAAAATAAGAGAACATATAATAATAGGAATTGGAATAAATATAAATAATACTGATTTCGGAATGTATAAAGATAAAGGAATTTCTCTTTTTGAAATATGCGGCAAAAAATATTCCGTAGAAACTATAATAAAAGAAGTTATGTCATTTTTTGAAGAAAAATATAAAAGTGTAAACAAAAATTGGGAAAATATACTTGAAAAAATAAATGAGGAAAGTTACCTTAAAGGCAAAACAATAAAAATAAAAAAAGAAAAGAAACTGGGTGAAAAGGCTTATAAATTTTTACGTATAGATAGAAGCGGAAAAATATGCCTAATAGGAAAAGGAGACACTGAAGAAATAAAATTTGAGTCTTTAGATTTTGAAGTTATTTTATAG